The sequence GACGCCAGGCATAAGCACAGACATCGCTACAAGAGCTGCGACTGCAAACAGAATCGCAAACCATTTTACGCCTAGTCCTTTTTCAATATAGTAAGCAGGTCCACCACGGTATTGGCCGTTTTGTTTATCTTTATAAATTTGCGCAAGCGTCGACTCAATAAACGCGCTGGAAGCACCCAGAAAGGCAATGGCCCACATCCAAAATACAGCCCCTGGTCCGCCAAAATAAATCGCTGATGCGACGCCAGCAATGTTCCCCGTTCCGACACGGCCTGCCAAAGCAACGGATAACGCTTGGAAAGAGGAAACGCCGGCATCTGATTTTTTTCCACTGAACATAAGGGTAAACATATCTTTTAGATGGCGGACTTGCAAAAATCTTGTTAGTAATGAAAAAATCAATCCTACACCTAATAATGTGTAAACGACTGGTGAGCTCCACAGCACATTATTAATAAACTCTAAGACCACGTCCACAGTACGTCCTCCTTAAATAATGAGCTATTATTTAAATATTCCACGAATTTATCGAATTCTTATTTGATGGTTAGCTCCTTTCTTGGTTCAACTAAGTTATTTTCTTATAATAAACGGTATTGGCGAAGATGAAAAGAAGATCATTGCAAATTTTGTGATTTTATTGGAAGATCTTCTGTCATAGAAGGAGCCATTGACGCATCATCCTTATTTATTTTGGAAAGGATAATAGTACTGATCCAAACAGGAGGTTGCTTATGGTTGAACTAACCAACAAGGTCGTTATTATTACCGGAGGGGCGTCTGGCATTGGCCGGGCAGCGGTCGATGCGTTTTTGGCAAAAGGCGCAAAAGTGGTGATTGCTGATTTTAATAAGGAGACGGGAGAGGCTGCTGTTAAGGAATTAACCAATGCAGGCAAACAAGTTCTATTTGTGCAAACCGATGTCTCAAGCGAACAATCGTTGCAAAACATGGTCGCTGAAACGGTAAAGGCCTATGAGCGCGTTGATATTCTTATAAACAATGCCGGTTTCGGTACAATGAGTCCGTCCCATGAAAGGGCATACGAGGATTACGAAAAGATTGTGAAAGTATGCCAAGACGGCGTTTTTTTAGGATCGAAGCACGCGATTAAAGAAATGATCAAAACAGGCAGCGGCTGTATCATCAATACGTCGTCCATACTCGGATCAGTTGCTCAACCCGAAGCGCTGCCTTACAACGCTGCAAAAGGGGCAGTCAATACAATGACAAAATCGTTGGCAGTTGAATATGCAGACAAACAGATACGCGTCAACGCCGTAGCTCCTGGGTTTGTAGAGACAGCCGCCGTAAATAAGGAAGCGCTTGGCGACTTTTATGATGGCCTTGTCGCCAAACATCCAATAGGGCGGTTAGGAAAACCGGAAGACATTGCCCATGGGATGGTTTTTCTTGCCGAAAATGAATTTGTCACAGGTACAATTCTAACGATTGATGGCGGCTATACCGCTTTATAAGCACAAGAGAGAAACACCGTAAAGACAGCTCGAACAGGCTGCTTTAGGGTGTTTTTTGGCGGTCAAAAAACTACGTCAGATTATTTCACATTAGCCCCTTCTTATATAAGGTTAATAGTGTAATCATTTCACGTGAGGAAGAAATGAGACACATACTAAGAATAAGCAAAAATACTAGGTCTAAAGGCATAGTTTCTATTTGCTCGATTGGTTTGCGCTCAGGAGTATCGTACGGTTCAAAAGGCTACGCAAGTGCGTTAGACTAAAAGAAGGAAATGTTTAGCAAAAGGACATCTGTTGATGGAAAAATGGGAAAAGGAGTTCAACCTATGCGCTACTACTCAAAACGAGATTGGGCAATGAAGGCCATTATCGCCGCTGTTTGGCTAATCGGGATTGCAGTACTCTTTCTTATGTACACAGACGATTCAGCAACATTTTTAATGATTTATGTATTTGGCCCGATGTTAGTATTCGGCCTTGTCTTAGTAACCGCATCAATCACGAATATGTATTATGAACTGCAAGAAGAAGGCTTGTATGTGAAAGCCGGTTTTTACTCTTATTTCTTTCCATATGAAACAATGGAAAGCATTCATCCAATAAAAGGCTTTTACACTCCTGGCGTTAAAGCCGCCATGGCTTTAACAGGCGTCGCCATCAAAGTCAACGACGGCAGAGAGTTAGTCCGAATTTCTCCAGACAACGAAGCCTCATTCCGCGTCGAGCTGATGGAAAAAGCGCCCCACGTAAAGGAAATTGATGAAGCGATTTCGCAAAAGGAGGATAAAGCATGAGCGGAGAAATCTATTTAAATCCAACGCGTATGAAAGAGAATCTAACTGAAGTACGAAATGCGATTCAAGCAGTGCAGCCGAGTACAAAAGCCTATGAAGCAGGGGACACAGTGCTAGAAAAGATTGAAAAAGCAAAAGAAAATATGGAACAAATTCAACAACTCCTTCGTGATTATCAAGCGCTCGTGCTTGATAATGCGAGCGATATTGAGGCATTGGTCGACCAATTTGTCGAAAGCGAAGCAAACGTGGCAAAGGCCATTAAAGGAGGGTAAGCACTTGGCGAGAAAAGCATTAGAAGCAGAACAGGCATTGGCGATGTTAGAAGAGATGGCAAGCGAACTCACGGAACAGAGCAACCAGTTTGCTGATTTTGCAAGTTTTCTCTTCAAACAAAGAATGCTCAGTACATCTGGTTTTGGCAGCGGTCAGACAGCGACGAGAATTGCCGACTTCTGGAGAGACGGCCATGGACCATTTTTAAAACTGCTACGGCGCGTGCTTGAAGACTTCGCAGAAAAGCTGGAAACGATCCGAGATGATTTGGCAAATGAGTTTTCCGAACAAGCGGTTATTAAAGAAGCTTATATAATGGATGAATTGTATGAACAATTAAATGAACTGAAAATCAAGGCAAGAAACCATGGGGAAACATTAGCAAGTATTAAAAGCGACTACGCAGATATCGTTTCATTGCCTCATTTTAATTATGAACCTGTTGAGCAAGGATTGACCACATGCCAACAGGAAGCAGAAGATACGGTCGCTCTTTTGCACGAAAAAGACGTAGTAGACTCAATGAACCAAATCGCTGATGACATCTCTATGTTATCTACATATGTTGATCATCTCCGTACAGTGATTACAAAAGGCGATGTATCGATCGCCACTTACCATCCACTTGACTTAAAAACAGATGAACAGTGGCGAACCATTCAAAATGAATTGGATAAACGCTACTATTTAGATATTGTGGCATTTGGAAACAACTGGCTGAATTTAGGCAATACCTTATTTGGTGCTGGACAAAATGTACTTGCTGGGGCTTCAATTGCAATCGGCCACTATGGCACCAAAAACTTTCAAGACTATGTCAACCGCATTAAAGCAGGAAAAGGTGGAACCCCGAGCACAAACAAATACGTAGCGATGGCCAAGAACGGCTTCCGTTATGCTTTAGGCAACGGCAAATCAGCCGCCGCAACTGCCGCAAAACACATTCTGTCAGACGAACAAATGCGCAAAGTCAGCAACTATGTCGCAAATGCAAAAACCGGCTTCAAAGACGCAGTCGATAAAGGCAAAATCGCAGCGACAAAAACAGCAATCAACATCGCCTCCAATGACCATGTCCGTAAATTTGGCGAGAAGTTTTCCAACTTTAAAGTCGACGAAAAAGCCAAACATATAGCGAAGTATGTAGAGACGCCGGCGACAAGGGCGTTGGGTATAGCTGGAGCTGGGTTTACTATGGCTTCAAACTTTAATGATGAATTTATAAATCCGGAAAATGCAGATAAGTCATTAGAAGTTCAAGTCACTAGATTTTTTACAGGAACAGGTATCGAACTAGGGAGTGCGAGCTTAGGTGCAGTTGTTGGCGGCGCAATTGGCACAGCAACAATGATTCCAGGCATGACGTTTGTTGGCGCAGCTGTTGGTGGGATGGTTGGTGGCTATGTCGGCGGAAAAATTGCTCCAGTAGCAAAAGATATTGCTGAATCAGCAGTCGAAGGTTTTTCAAAAGCAAAAGAAACTGTGTCAGAAGGACTTAGTAATATAGGAAGCGGATTAAAGCAAGGGGCTGACAATTTAGTTGCAGGGGTAGCTGGATGGTTCAGCTAATAATTTGAGGTGAAATGATGTTTATTCTTGTTTTTATAGGAGCGGTGGCGGCGGTTCAATATTCAAATGCGTTTTTGTTGTTGCTATTGGGTTATCCTTCAATTGTTTCAAAATATCTCGAAGGATTTCATACGGAAAATCCGCAAAAATGGTATGAGTATTTATTTAACGTCATTTTTTGGCTGTTTATTAGTATTGCCCTGTTTTCTTATCGTAAAGTAGATAAGAAGTACGGATTTTTTAAAACCAAATTGTACTATGGATTGGGTATCGTAGTTTCATATTTTTTCTTGATAGGTTTTGTCATTCCCATTCTAGTTGATATTATTCCTGACTACATCCCGCTTCTAGATGATTTGCTGCCAAATAATTGGTAGTAAGTATTGTTTTGAAGAAGGGAGAAGGAAAATAAAATTGTAGAGTGCGTCCTTACTGAAAGATACGAGTTTATAGGCAACCTCCTAGTTAAGAGGTGAAGGAATGCTGGCACTAGAGGCGATTTATGCCTCTATCCTTTGGATAGGGGCGATTCAATTTATGCATGGGGGGATATTAATCTTATTTGGGTACCCCTCCATCTATTCCAACTACCTAGTAGGCTTTTACACGAAAGAGCCGAAATGATGGTATGATAATGTGTTCAATCTTGTTTTTTGGTTGCTAATCAGCGTTGCATATTTTACGTTTAAAAAAGCTTCTTTGAAATATGGGTTCTGGAAAGTAAAGTTGTACTATGGCATTGGTTGGGTTGTTTCATTTTTTCTTTATATGTTCGTCTTTCTTCCTATCCTTACTTTTATTATGTTTCAGGAATGAAAAGTTACTGTCTTTATAGGTGATTTTTAGGGTTATTGGAATAAGTAAATTTGTCATACTGAAATATGCTGTATTAGGCAACCTCTTGGTTTAAAGGCGGAGAAATAATGGTACTAGAGATAATTTACGGAATCATTGTATGTGTGGGTGCGATTCAGTTCATGCATGGGGGAGTGTTAATTTTATTTGGATATCCCTCTGCCTATTCCAACTATCTAGAAGGTTTTTATACGAAAGAACCGAAACGGTTGTCTGATAGTGTGTTTAATCTATATTTTTGGATGACGATCAGCGTTGCTTATTTTACCTTTAAAAAGGCTTCTTTGAAATATGGGTTCTGGAAAGTGAAGTTGTTTTATGGCATTGGTTGGGTCATTTCGCTTTTTCTTTATTTGTTTGTGTTTATTCCTATCTTTACTTATTTCTTTCCAATCGATTAGTGGATGGAACTAGTTGGGAAATATACTATGGACTAGGAATAGCGTTTTCCTATATCCTGAAGCTTTGTTCATTTCTGCTTTTAGCAAACGTTATTCCTGAGTAAAGACAATGTCTTAGAAATTAATTGAAAAGGAGCTTTCTTATGCAACCATTATTAACGTGCACGACAGAAGAACTGGTATGTTTATTGAGCATGTGCGGTTATCATCAAATGGCCAAGGGTTTAGGGGAGAGCATGTTAGGGGAGAAAACTCCTGAAGCTTGGGATGCGGTCATTGAAGGAGCGGCACACCAAATGATGCTCAAAGGCATTTGGGACACGGAAAAGGCTGAGCGGGATGAGGTTCCACTTGGTGATCAGTGGCAACGGTTTACCGAGCAGTATGCGGAATCAAGCTATTTGGTTCGTTTTGTTGACCGGGTGGAAGGACAATCGTTGCTTTTTCACCAGATAAGCGATGACCAATGGTTTTTTCATCATGTCATCAATGATATTATCCACATTTTCGCAAAAGTAGACACGCAAAAAGCATACAACGAAGTCGATCGTTTTTTTAACCTTTCTGCAAGCGCTAAAACGGATCGGCAAGAGTTTGTGTTAACGCCTGAGCAATTTGACCGTCTCACTGACAATGAACAAGTTAGTCCAATTCAAACAGAGCTTTCGGCAGTTGCCGAGCCATCGTCGGTCAACGCATTTGAGAGCTTTGTTCACGACTTGGCGGAGCAGAACTGGACACTGAAAAACGGAAGTGCGTTCCAAATTGGCGATCAGCAGAATGACATGACTATCAGTGATTTGTTTTTCTTCCTGCCTGCTCAAAATGGAATTTGGCTAGTCGTTTATGAAATCGAAAATGGCAAACAGCAAGTGCGGCTAACGAAAACATCGAAACAAGAGTGGCTGCAAACAAGTAAGGTATTGTTTCGCAATAAAGTATCGGGCAGAATCAAAATGGGGAGCACTTAATCCGGGCTAAGTATTTTAATAGATGCAATGCCTTTACCTCGACAAAAATTTACTTTAAGGAGGGCAAGCGCTATGTCAGTGGAGTATTTTAGACAACAAATTCATTCAACAGAAGCGTTTATTGCGGAAGCGAATGAAAAGTTAAGACGTTTACGGGAATGCCGGTCAAAACTACTCAGCCAAGAAGGGACCATGGCAGATGACCGCGCCCAATTTAAAGAACCAGAGTTAACAAACGAGACATGGAACGGCAAGCATGCAGACCAATTTGAACAAACCCGAGAATCTGAAGTGGTCAGTACCTACCAAGAGTTGATCGATACAACAGGAGACGCCGTAGAGCGGACCGATCGGCAAATTAGCATGACGGTGGATGTCATTTCCCACCAAAATAGTTTGTTAAGTAATTATAAAATTGGCCTTGAAAATGCGATTGAGCGGGAAAGAGAAAAGAAGTAAAGGAACCTTTAAATTTGAAAAGGTGGAAGTGAACTAGAAGTGCACATGAGTACGACCTCCCCTTTATTTTAGGCAAAAACGAACCTTTTCCTAATCGTGCCATATTCGTTGTAATGTTATGTCCTCGTATCCAAAAAGAGGGGCGAGAATATCGACTTTTATAATCTGCTTGAGCTTTGTGAGAAGCTCTTTTTTCTTTGATCAACAACCAGGAGATAAAATGTAACTTAGGGTAAAAAGCAAACTAATTGACTCCGTGGTCAAGAATGGATATGATACCCCCATGAGCAGACCAAGAGAATTTGATGTTGATCGTGCGCTGCGCCAGTCCATGGAAGTATTTTGGACGAAAGGGTTTAAAGCGACTTCCTATGATGACTTGACTAGCACGACGCAAGTGAAGAAACAAAGTTTGTATTGTGTCTTTAAGAATAAGCGGGAGCTGTTTTTACGTGCATTAGTGCTATACAGGGAACAGGGCATAGCGATGCTGGAGGAATTGGCCTCTCAGGAAGGGTCTCCTGTGGAAAAATTGGAGGCCATTTGCGAGGCTACGCTCTGTCAAAACGATGAAACGATGAGTCGAGGCTGCCTCATCGTCAATTCAGCCCTTGAATTTGGAACCGAGGACGAGGAAGTCAATCGTGAGGTCGCATTGATGTTTAACCAGGTCGGACGTGTGCTCGAGAAGGTTATTCGCAGCGGTCAGGACCAGCAATTGATTACGTCTCGCCTTACAAGCAAAGCGCTTGCCCTTCACCTGAACAACGCTCTTAGCGGCGCGAAGATTATGGGAAAATCAGGCGCTCCCCGAGAGCAGATCGCAGTGGTATTGCGTACAGCGCTTGCGCTTATGATGCCAGAGAATGATGGAAGCTTGTGAGTGACAGATAACAACATGCATGTATGAGCCGTTAAATGCGTGCATGTCTTTTTTAAGAAAGTTTTTGACTGCGTGGTCAAAAAGGCGTATGGAAAAACATGCAAGGGGGTGATACTAAAAAACATAGAGCGCACCAAATGATTGAATGATTTTCTAGACTTCACATACAAAATGAAACTCGGAGGTAGTTATGACGAATTCAACATCCGTTCAAGCTTTGTTTCAACCGTTTTCAGTTAAAAATATGAATCTGTCCAATCGCATTGTGATGGCGCCGATGACTCGCCAATTTTCACCTGAAGGCTTTCCGGGGCCTAATGTGGCCGCTTATTACCGCCGCAGAGCGGAAAACGGAGTCGGACTAATTGTGACCGAGGGTACGGTCATTGATCATCCAGATTCGTCGAATCAGGAAAATGTCCCGCATATCTATGGCGACAAGGCATTAAACGGCTGGGCCAACGTAGTGGCTGAGGTTCACAAAGCCGGTGGCCGGATCATCCCACAGATTTGGCATATGGGTGCTCGCGGCCATGTCGGCGACTATACGGAAAAAGATGTCGCCGACATAGTGGATGCTTTTGCGCAAGCTGCAGCCGAAGCGAAGCGGATCGGCTTTGACGGAATTGAACTGCACGGTGCGCACCAATATTTGATTGACCAGTTTTTCTGGGATAAAACGAACCCGCGCACAGATCGTTATGGCGGTGATATGGTGGAACGCACTCGCTTTGCGGTAGAGGTCATCGAAGCTTGCCGCCGCGCTGTCGGACCGGAATTTCCTATTGTGCTGCGCTTCTCGCAATGGAAGACCAGTGACTATACGGCTAAATTGGCAACAACACCGGCTGAACTGGAGCAATTTCTGGCACCGTTAACCGACGCAGGAGTCGATGTCTTCCACTGCTCCACTCGCCGCTTCTGGGAACCTGAATTTGAAGGGTCTGATTTGAATCTTGCTGGTTGGACTAAAAAGCTGACAGGAAAACCAACAATCACCGTCGGATCAGTTGGGTTGGACAGTGAATTTACGAAACTCTTCGCCGAAGGAAAGGGAGCAGATGTCTCGAACATTAACGGGTTGATCGAGAAACTGGAACAGGGGGAATTTGATCTCGTAGCGATCGGTCGGGCATTATTAGCTGACCCTGCATGGGCAAGCAAAATCCGCGATGGCCGTATCGACGAACTGACGCCATTTTCGCCCGACGCGGTAAAAACACTTTACTAAATGTAATCCTGCAACAACGAAGGAGCTGCGCCGCAGCTCCTTTCGCATGAGTGGCGAAATTCTTCAAGGGGAAGCAATGAAGAGTAGCGTCAAGGGATCCACATTTAAATGTTCGATAAAGAATCGATCAAACATTCGATCTGACAGGGTTTTTCATATGAATAATAAGAGTCTGGCCGTACCTCCCACATATTTTGTTTTCGGTTGTTTCGATCGGAGCTTCGCCAAACCAATTGTGCAGTCCGAACAGGAAAATAAACGACACCCGATCCCCTTTTACGGAATGGGGGACTCCCGAATGTTTTCTGCACATGTTTAAACACGCCCTTTTTTATGTTTTTTTGGCATGGACAAATTTAATGGTAGGAGAAGCCTATGCTTCGCTAATGTACGTCTTGGCCGCAATTAGCATGCATGCGAATCCAAGCCAGCTCCGATTGTCCTGCATAACAACCTATCCCACTTGGCACACTAAAGGTATGAATAGCCGGAGGAGCCTTTTATGGATGTGTTTGGTGCCGATTATGAACAAAATAAGAAAAAATTGGTCGAGGAAATAGGCGATCAAGCCGACTTGACGATTAAATATGCGTACGCGACTTCATTGGATAAGCAGTTGACGTTTTTTTATTTCGGAGAAGCGGACATGCAAAGAATGGAGAGCTGCCTTCGCTACCTAAATGGGTTGCCAGCTGCTTATTTTAAAAAGAGGGGCAGCGAGGTGGAGCGGGCGAAACCATCGATTAGCTATGCGGAGTCGGTACAAGTTGATGTCAAAAAAGCGGTGAAGTCGCTTTATTTGGACCGGGTTGTCTTGCTGTTGGAGGGCGTCCCGTTTGCGTATGTGTTGCAGTTAAAAAAGGGAATGAACCGCAACGTGGAGCAGCCGACAATTGAACCGGTTATCCGCGGTCCGAAAGTGTCGTTTATTGAAGATCTAAACGCAAACATTGCCTTAGTACGCCAGTATGGCGATGACGAAAACCTCATTGTTGCTGAACATGTCGTCCACTATAAAAACAAACAAAAGACGATCCGCTACATTCACCATAAAGAAAAAACAGAGCCTGCTGTTGTCGACGAGGTGGCCGAGCGCCTGAAGGGGATTAAACACGCCAACATTGAGGATTCTGGCAAAGTTGAAAGTTTTTTGGACAACTCGCCTTTGTACTCGCCGTTTCCGCAAATCCAGACAACGGAGCGGGTTGACCGGATTTTAGGGGGCCTGGAAGAAGGGCGCGTCGCCATCTTCGTCGACGGCTCGCCGTTTGCGATTATGGTGCCAACCACGTTTGAACAGCAACTGCAAGCGGCGGACGATTATTATGAGCGCTGGATGATCAGCTCCCTCATTCGCATACTCCGTTACATAGCCTTAATCATTACGTTGTTTGTCGCACCTGTTTATATCGCCCTTGTCTCTTTCCATCAAGGGCTCATACCGGACGAACTGTCGCTCACGATCATGAATACACGAATGAACGTGCCATTTCCAGCAGCTGGCGAAGTCGTCGTGATGACGCTCTTTATTGAACTATTGCGTGAGGCGAGTATTCGCCTCCCTTCTCCTCTTGGGCAGACAATCGGCCTTGTTGGCGGCGTTGTCGTCGGCCAAGCAGTCGTTGAGGCCCATATTGTCAGTTCAATCATGGTCATCATTATTGCACTGACGGCAATTTCGTCTTTTGCCGTGCCGATGTATAACTTAAGTCTTTCTTTTCGACTGCTTAGCTTTATCGCCATCGTATTTGCCTCCACATTTGGGTTGTTTGGCGTCGTCTGTTTCTTTATTGGGCTAACCATCCATTTAGCAAGCTTGCACAACTATGGCGTCCATTATTTTTCGCTCAAGTTTTCATTCAAAAAACATGGCATTTACGATGCCATCCTCCGTTTGCCGACTGTACTGAAGGATAAGAAGGGGTGAATCGCATCTTGGCCAAGACAAACGTTTATACGCAGCGGACATTGACCAATGTCCAGTTTGGGGCGGTGTTGATGACGGCGCTTCTCGGTGTGGGCGTGTTAAACTTGCCGCGGACGATGACTGTTAACATGAATACGGCTGATGGGTGGATCTCGGTCATGATTGCAGGCGTGGCCGTAAGCCTCATTTTTTTGTTTAATGTCTTTGCCTTCAAGTCTCATCACGTTGATTCGATTGACGTCTATATGGAGAGAGCGTTCGGCAAGTGGGCAAGCAACTTTCTTTGCATCGTGATTGCCACTTACTTTCTCGTCCAGTCTAGTTGGCAAGTGGTAGCCATGAGCGAAATGATCCGCTATTTTTTACTAGAAGAAACGCCCTATTATGTCGTCATTGGGATGATTGTGATTTTAAGCGCGTATGCCGTTTTTTATCCGTTTGCGACGGTTGTGCGCATCTGCTGCTTTTTTCTACCGCTCTCACTTATTGTGCTCGTGCTTATTCTCGGGCTTAGTGCAGAAGAAGTGGACGTGTATCGACTGCGTCCTATCGCTCCAGAAGGATTTTGGCCGATCTTTGCCAATGTAAAAGAGGCGCTCCAAGCTTTTCAAGGCGCTGAAATTATGTTGCTCATCCTCGCTTTTCTCCGAACAGGCACAAAGCCTAAGAAAAGCGGTGTGCTCGCGTTTTCGACGATAACGATGGTCTACGTGTTAATTTATGGGATTGTGGTTTCCTCGCTAGGAGTAGCAGAAGTAAAAACGCTCGTATGGCCAACGATTGCCTTGACACAAGCTGCAGAAAGTGGAGCGTTTTTTTCTGGTCGCTTAAATTCACTACTCATCAGTACGTGGACACTGCAATTTTTTACGACCATTGTAATTGCCTTGTTTGCGACAGTCCATTTGCTTGATAAACGACTGCCGATCCGTCGTGGCTATTTGTTGTTTGTATGCACTGTACTTGTTTTTGGAATTGGCGTACTGCCACAAACGTTCTACCAAATTTCAATGATAGGCAAGTGGGAACAGTATGCTTTTTTAACTATTTTTGCGGTATTGCCATTCCTTTGTTACCTCACGGTTGCTATAAAAAAGAAGGTGAAGGCATGAAATGTAAGATCATTGCGCTACTTGGCAGTGTGCTGTTGCTTACAGGCTGCTGGGACCACACGAATATTGAAGACTACTCACTCGTCATGGGCATTGGCCTTGGGATTGATGCAGAAGAAAAGGAAAAGGTCGGCATGCTGACGCAACTGTACATGCCTGTCGCTGACGACCAAGGCGTTGCCGAGCTTTCTTTTCGAAACCTTTATACAAAAGGAGAAACAGTCTTAGACGCAACGCGGGAATTGGAGTTAATCGACCAAGGGATATTAAGCGACCATCAACTCGTGCTCGTGTTTCACGAGGATGCGTTAAGAAAGTGGCGGGCCGAAGAGCTGATTAACCAAAAAATCCGCGACGAACGGGCAAGGAGGGGCATTCGGATATTTGTTACTGAGGTGCCGTTGCAAACACTGTTTAAGTATCCAACGGAAGCAAAAGTAGCACCTACCTCGCAAATGTTGGATGCCATTGCCCAAAACATCGACCGCTCGACAAAAGTGCTGCCGCCAGTCACACTTGGAACGTTGTCTGATAACATTAATCGTGGCTATACGATTATCTTGCCAAAAGTGACAATTAAAGATGGAAACCTAGAGCTAGACGGAGGCCAAATTTTAAAGAAAGGCGTCCATTTAACCGATTCCCTCTCCCCTGACCAAATAACTAGCTTAAACTGGTTTACAGGCGATATAGAAGCTGGCATCGTTCAGGCAGAAGTGGATGGCTACCGAGTGGTATATGAAGTATTAAGCTCTCGGATAGAGTCTGTTAAAACAACGCTTGAAAACGACAAACTTACGATGGACATTTATGTGAAATCAGATGGACGCCTGGCGGAAAACTGGGATCCGAAAGAAAATACGTACGATCCAA is a genomic window of Shouchella clausii containing:
- a CDS encoding SDR family NAD(P)-dependent oxidoreductase translates to MVELTNKVVIITGGASGIGRAAVDAFLAKGAKVVIADFNKETGEAAVKELTNAGKQVLFVQTDVSSEQSLQNMVAETVKAYERVDILINNAGFGTMSPSHERAYEDYEKIVKVCQDGVFLGSKHAIKEMIKTGSGCIINTSSILGSVAQPEALPYNAAKGAVNTMTKSLAVEYADKQIRVNAVAPGFVETAAVNKEALGDFYDGLVAKHPIGRLGKPEDIAHGMVFLAENEFVTGTILTIDGGYTAL
- a CDS encoding PH domain-containing protein → MRYYSKRDWAMKAIIAAVWLIGIAVLFLMYTDDSATFLMIYVFGPMLVFGLVLVTASITNMYYELQEEGLYVKAGFYSYFFPYETMESIHPIKGFYTPGVKAAMALTGVAIKVNDGRELVRISPDNEASFRVELMEKAPHVKEIDEAISQKEDKA
- a CDS encoding DUF5344 family protein, giving the protein MSGEIYLNPTRMKENLTEVRNAIQAVQPSTKAYEAGDTVLEKIEKAKENMEQIQQLLRDYQALVLDNASDIEALVDQFVESEANVAKAIKGG
- a CDS encoding LXG domain-containing protein, whose product is MARKALEAEQALAMLEEMASELTEQSNQFADFASFLFKQRMLSTSGFGSGQTATRIADFWRDGHGPFLKLLRRVLEDFAEKLETIRDDLANEFSEQAVIKEAYIMDELYEQLNELKIKARNHGETLASIKSDYADIVSLPHFNYEPVEQGLTTCQQEAEDTVALLHEKDVVDSMNQIADDISMLSTYVDHLRTVITKGDVSIATYHPLDLKTDEQWRTIQNELDKRYYLDIVAFGNNWLNLGNTLFGAGQNVLAGASIAIGHYGTKNFQDYVNRIKAGKGGTPSTNKYVAMAKNGFRYALGNGKSAAATAAKHILSDEQMRKVSNYVANAKTGFKDAVDKGKIAATKTAINIASNDHVRKFGEKFSNFKVDEKAKHIAKYVETPATRALGIAGAGFTMASNFNDEFINPENADKSLEVQVTRFFTGTGIELGSASLGAVVGGAIGTATMIPGMTFVGAAVGGMVGGYVGGKIAPVAKDIAESAVEGFSKAKETVSEGLSNIGSGLKQGADNLVAGVAGWFS
- a CDS encoding YwqH-like family protein, producing MSVEYFRQQIHSTEAFIAEANEKLRRLRECRSKLLSQEGTMADDRAQFKEPELTNETWNGKHADQFEQTRESEVVSTYQELIDTTGDAVERTDRQISMTVDVISHQNSLLSNYKIGLENAIEREREKK
- a CDS encoding TetR/AcrR family transcriptional regulator, whose product is MSRPREFDVDRALRQSMEVFWTKGFKATSYDDLTSTTQVKKQSLYCVFKNKRELFLRALVLYREQGIAMLEELASQEGSPVEKLEAICEATLCQNDETMSRGCLIVNSALEFGTEDEEVNREVALMFNQVGRVLEKVIRSGQDQQLITSRLTSKALALHLNNALSGAKIMGKSGAPREQIAVVLRTALALMMPENDGSL
- a CDS encoding NADH:flavin oxidoreductase codes for the protein MTNSTSVQALFQPFSVKNMNLSNRIVMAPMTRQFSPEGFPGPNVAAYYRRRAENGVGLIVTEGTVIDHPDSSNQENVPHIYGDKALNGWANVVAEVHKAGGRIIPQIWHMGARGHVGDYTEKDVADIVDAFAQAAAEAKRIGFDGIELHGAHQYLIDQFFWDKTNPRTDRYGGDMVERTRFAVEVIEACRRAVGPEFPIVLRFSQWKTSDYTAKLATTPAELEQFLAPLTDAGVDVFHCSTRRFWEPEFEGSDLNLAGWTKKLTGKPTITVGSVGLDSEFTKLFAEGKGADVSNINGLIEKLEQGEFDLVAIGRALLADPAWASKIRDGRIDELTPFSPDAVKTLY
- a CDS encoding spore germination protein: MDVFGADYEQNKKKLVEEIGDQADLTIKYAYATSLDKQLTFFYFGEADMQRMESCLRYLNGLPAAYFKKRGSEVERAKPSISYAESVQVDVKKAVKSLYLDRVVLLLEGVPFAYVLQLKKGMNRNVEQPTIEPVIRGPKVSFIEDLNANIALVRQYGDDENLIVAEHVVHYKNKQKTIRYIHHKEKTEPAVVDEVAERLKGIKHANIEDSGKVESFLDNSPLYSPFPQIQTTERVDRILGGLEEGRVAIFVDGSPFAIMVPTTFEQQLQAADDYYERWMISSLIRILRYIALIITLFVAPVYIALVSFHQGLIPDELSLTIMNTRMNVPFPAAGEVVVMTLFIELLREASIRLPSPLGQTIGLVGGVVVGQAVVEAHIVSSIMVIIIALTAISSFAVPMYNLSLSFRLLSFIAIVFASTFGLFGVVCFFIGLTIHLASLHNYGVHYFSLKFSFKKHGIYDAILRLPTVLKDKKG
- a CDS encoding GerAB/ArcD/ProY family transporter, with the protein product MAKTNVYTQRTLTNVQFGAVLMTALLGVGVLNLPRTMTVNMNTADGWISVMIAGVAVSLIFLFNVFAFKSHHVDSIDVYMERAFGKWASNFLCIVIATYFLVQSSWQVVAMSEMIRYFLLEETPYYVVIGMIVILSAYAVFYPFATVVRICCFFLPLSLIVLVLILGLSAEEVDVYRLRPIAPEGFWPIFANVKEALQAFQGAEIMLLILAFLRTGTKPKKSGVLAFSTITMVYVLIYGIVVSSLGVAEVKTLVWPTIALTQAAESGAFFSGRLNSLLISTWTLQFFTTIVIALFATVHLLDKRLPIRRGYLLFVCTVLVFGIGVLPQTFYQISMIGKWEQYAFLTIFAVLPFLCYLTVAIKKKVKA